The sequence below is a genomic window from Treponema pectinovorum.
AGAATTGCACCTTTGTCCGCAGAAGATACGAGTTTTGCATAGCGAGCAAGGTAGCCTGTTTTTACTTTTGGTTCTGGAGCAACCCATTTTTCTCGACGGCGAGCAAGTTCTTCATCAGAAACTTTAAGATTTATCTTGTAGTTATTTATATCAAGTTCAATCAAGTCTCCTTCTTCAACAAGCGCAATAGGACCTCCAACAGCAGCCTCTGGAGAGCAATGCCCCAAAGAAGCACCTCTAGTTGCCCCAGAAAATCTGCCGTCTGTAATCAAAGCGACCTGTTTGTCCAAGCCCTGTCCTGCAAGAGCCGCAGTTACAGCAAGCATTTCTCTCATTCCAGGGCCACCTTTTGGACCTTCGTAGCGAATTACCACAACATCTCCAGGATGAATCTCGGATTTTTGAACCGCTTCCATCGCTCCTGCTTCATCGTCAAAAACTCTGGCAGGACCTGTGTGGTGCATCAATTCTTTTGCACAAGCAGAACGCTTAACAACTGTTCCGTCTGGAGCGAGGTTCCCAAACAAAATTGCAATGCCGCCGTTGTCCGAAAAAGGATTTTCAATCGGACGCAAAATTTCAGGGTCTTTGTTTTTTACACCCTTAATATTTTCTGCAATGGATTTTCCTGTTACGGTGATAAGACTTGTATCTATCAAATTCTTTTTTGCAAGTTCTGCAAGCACTGCCTGAACTCCACCCGCATCGTCCAACTCGCACATAAAATTGTGACCTGCCGGAGCTAAGTGGCAGAGGTTTGGAGTTCTATCTGAAATTTCATTCACTTCGTGCAAATCAATTTCAATTCCTGCTTCGTGCGCAATAGCCGGAACATGCAACATCGTGTTAGAAGAGCAGCCCAAAGCCATATCAGCCGTTAAAGCATTTCTAAAATTTTCTGCTTTCATCATAGAATGAGCAGTGATTCCTCTATTGTACATTTCCATAACCTGCATTCCAGCGTGTTTTGCAAGTGCAATTCTTCTACCAGTTACCGCAGGAATAGTTCCATTTCCTGGAAGGCCAAGCCCCAAAACTTCGGTAAGGCAGTTCATAGAATTTGCGGTAAACATGCCAGAACAAGAACCGCAGCCAGGACAAGCGTAGTGTTCCATTTCCGAAAGTTGTGCTTGTGTAACCTTACCAACTGCAAGCCCTCCAACCGCTTCAAACATATCGGTCAACGAAAGATTTTTTCCAGAATAAGGATTTGTTTTATCATGGCCTGGAAGCCTTCCTGGCATCATAGGTCCGCCAGAAACAAATACGGTAGGCAAATCCAAACGAGCTGCCGCAATCAGCATTCCAGGAACAACTTTATCGCAGTTAGGAATCATTACGATAGCGTCAAACTGATGAGCCTTTGCAACGCATTCAATGCTGTCTGCAATCAACTCTCTGGTTACAAGCGAATATTTCATTCCTTCGTGTCCCATAGCAATACCATCGCAAAC
It includes:
- the ilvD gene encoding dihydroxy-acid dehydratase, producing MAKKSDNACKGSARAPHRSLFYASGFTDEELDLPLVGVICAKNELIPGHIELDRISEAVKAGVRMAGGTPIEFPAIAVCDGIAMGHEGMKYSLVTRELIADSIECVAKAHQFDAIVMIPNCDKVVPGMLIAAARLDLPTVFVSGGPMMPGRLPGHDKTNPYSGKNLSLTDMFEAVGGLAVGKVTQAQLSEMEHYACPGCGSCSGMFTANSMNCLTEVLGLGLPGNGTIPAVTGRRIALAKHAGMQVMEMYNRGITAHSMMKAENFRNALTADMALGCSSNTMLHVPAIAHEAGIEIDLHEVNEISDRTPNLCHLAPAGHNFMCELDDAGGVQAVLAELAKKNLIDTSLITVTGKSIAENIKGVKNKDPEILRPIENPFSDNGGIAILFGNLAPDGTVVKRSACAKELMHHTGPARVFDDEAGAMEAVQKSEIHPGDVVVIRYEGPKGGPGMREMLAVTAALAGQGLDKQVALITDGRFSGATRGASLGHCSPEAAVGGPIALVEEGDLIELDINNYKINLKVSDEELARRREKWVAPEPKVKTGYLARYAKLVSSADKGAILQ